The following proteins are encoded in a genomic region of Corylus avellana chromosome ca4, CavTom2PMs-1.0:
- the LOC132179670 gene encoding probable xyloglucan endotransglucosylase/hydrolase protein 28, with protein sequence MGCPHLGFLLMVCCLLNALLASASHTNLPIMAFDEGYAQLFGDDHLVVLKDGKTVHLSLDERTGSGFVSQDLYLHGYFSASIKLPADYTAGVVVAFYMSNGDMFEKQHDEIDFEFLGNIRGKDWRIQTNIYGNGSTSVGREERYYLWFDPSEDFHQYSILWTDSQIIFYVDNIPIREFKRTESLGGDFPAKPMTLYATIWDGSDWATNGGKYRVNYKYSPYITEFSDLVLHGCAVDPIEHLAKCDNVQSSQAIPTGVSSSQRIKMENFRKKQMTYSYCYDRVRYKVPPPECVINPQEAERLRVFDPVTFGKGRRHHGKRHHRSRTSQAEATSI encoded by the exons ATGGGGTGCCCTCATCTGGGTTTTCTTCTCATGGTTTGCTGCCTCCTAAATGCGCTTCTTGCTTCTGCGTCGCACACGAATCTGCCAATCATGGCTTTTGATGAAGGGTATGCTCAGCTTTTTGGGGATGATCATCTGGTCGTCCTTAAGGACGGGAAAACCGTTCATCTTTCTCTGGATGAGAGGACAG gctctGGATTTGTGTCTCAGGATCTTTACCTTCACGGGTATTTCAGTGCTTCGATTAAGTTGCCTGCCGATTACACTGCAGGTGTTGTGGTTGCGTTTTAT ATGTCAAATGGTGATATGTTTGAGAAGCAACACGATGAAATCGATTTTGAGTTCTTGGGTAACATCAGAGGCAAAGATTGGAGGATTCAGACCAATATTTATGGTAATGGAAGCACTAGCGTTGGCAGAGAAGAGAGATACTATCTCTGGTTTGATCCCTCTGAAGATTTCCATCAGTACAGCATTCTCTGGACTGATTCTCAGATCAT ATTCTATGTAGACAATATTCCCATTAGGGAGTTCAAGCGAACGGAATCCTTGGGTGGTGACTTCCCTGCTAAGCCAATGACTTTGTATGCCACAATATGGGATGGGTCCGATTGGGCTACAAATGGGGGCAAATACAGAGTAAATTACAAATACTCCCCCTATATCACTGAGTTCTCTGATCTTGTACTTCACGGCTGCGCAGTTGATCCCATTGAGCATTTAGCAAAGTGTGACAATGTTCAAAGTTCTCAAGCAATCCCCACTGGTGTCTCATCCTCTCAAAGAATCAAAATGGAGAACTTTAGGAAGAAGCAAATGACATATTCTTACTGCTACGATCGCGTTCGGTACAAAGTTCCCCCGCCCGAGTGCGTGATTAACCCCCAAGAAGCAGAGAGACTTAGGGTTTTCGACCCAGTTACGTTCGGGAAAGGCCGGCGCCACCATGGGAAACGACACCACCGCAGCCGAACGAGCCAGGCCGAAGCAACTTCCATTTGA
- the LOC132177775 gene encoding anthranilate synthase beta subunit 2, chloroplastic-like, whose protein sequence is MGLLLPFYATLCFCLIAGKIVRAPSGVMHGKSSLVHYDEKGEESLFIGLSNPFTAGRYHSLVIEKESFPDDELEITAWTEDGLIMAARHKKYKHLQGVQFHPESIISTQGKIIVRNFVKLIEKKEAESKN, encoded by the exons ATGGGTCTATTACTTCCTTTTTATGCAACCttgtgtttttgtttaattgcaGGGAAGATTGTGCGTGCTCCTTCTGGTGTCATGCATGGAAAGAGTTCTCTCGTACATTATGATGAGAAGGGGGAAGAAAGCTTGTTCATTGGGTTATCAAA CCCATTCACTGCTGGTAGATATCACAGCCTTGTGATTGAGAAGGAAAGTTTTCCTGATGATGAACTTGAGATTACCGCTTGGACAGAGGATGGACTGATAATGGCTGCTCGTCACAAGAAATATAAGCATCTACAG GGGGTTCAGTTCCATCCAGAAAGCATTATAAGCACCCAAGGCAAGATAATTGTCCGCAATTTTGTGAAACTGATAGAAAAAAAGGAAGCTGAATCTAAGAATTGA
- the LOC132178130 gene encoding uncharacterized protein LOC132178130: MPAQLRYLRSLFLLFEAASGLKVNLAKSVLIPVGNVEQVGRLAGILGCGVASLPVKYLGLPLGASYKAKHIWDGVIEKIKRRLAGWKMLYLSKGGRVTLIKTRAGKTEFKSTLANLPTYYLSLFPIPISVAKRIEKLQWNFLWGGLGEEFKYHLVKWSKVSDMLLCIGV, translated from the exons ATGCCCGCCCAGCTACGTTATTTGCGGAGTTTATTTTTGCTGTTTGAAGCTGCTTCCGGTTTGAAGGTTAACTTGGCCAAATCGGTGTTAATTCCagtggggaatgtggagcaagtgggCAGGTTAGCCGGTATTCTAGGGTGTGGGGTTGCTTCTTTGCCAGTAAAGTACCTTGGTTTGCCGCTGGGGGCCTCTTATAAGgctaagcatatttgggatggagtaaTCGAGAAGATAAAACGTCGGTTGGCCGGTtggaaaatgttgtatttgtcgaagggTGGAAGAGTCACGCTTATCAAgactagggctggcaaaacag aATTCAAGAGCACTCTTGCCAATTTGCCTACTTACtatttgtctcttttccctattccGATTAGTGTTGCTAAGCGGATTGAGAAGCTGCAGTGgaatttcttatggggtggtctaggcgaagagttcaagtaCCACCTAGTAAAGTGGTCGAAG GTTTCTGATATGCTTCTGTGTATAGGAGTGTGA